A window of the Streptomyces sp. Ag109_O5-10 genome harbors these coding sequences:
- a CDS encoding cysteine desulfurase family protein, with protein MAYLDHAATTPMLPEAVEALTAALRVSGNASSLHASGRKARRTVEESRETLAEALGARPSEVVFTSGGTEADNLAVKGLYWSRRDADPARTRVLASPVEHHAVLDAVDWLGEHEGATVEYLPVDTYGRVHPEALREAIERNPDDVALATVMWANNEIGTILPVRELAAVANEFGIPLHADAVQAFGQIPLDFGSSGLAALTVSGHKVGGPYGIGALLLGREYTPVPVLHGGGQERHVRSGTLDVPAIASFAVAGRLAAERREWFAREIGALRDALIDAVRTAVPNAILGGDPVDRLPANAHFTFPGCEGDSLLLLLDAQGIECSTGSACTAGVAQPSHVLLATGTDPDLARGTLRFSLGHSSTQADVEAVGKVIGPAVERARAAGLS; from the coding sequence ATGGCCTACCTCGACCACGCAGCCACGACCCCGATGCTCCCGGAAGCGGTGGAAGCACTCACCGCCGCCCTCCGCGTCAGCGGCAACGCGTCCTCCCTGCACGCCTCGGGCCGCAAAGCCCGCCGCACGGTCGAGGAATCCAGGGAGACCCTCGCGGAAGCGCTCGGCGCCCGCCCCAGCGAGGTCGTCTTCACCTCCGGCGGCACCGAGGCCGACAACCTCGCGGTCAAGGGCCTCTACTGGTCCCGCCGCGACGCCGACCCGGCCCGCACGCGGGTCCTGGCCAGCCCTGTCGAACACCACGCGGTCCTGGACGCCGTCGACTGGCTCGGCGAACACGAGGGCGCGACGGTGGAGTACCTCCCCGTCGACACCTACGGCCGGGTCCACCCCGAGGCGCTGCGCGAGGCGATCGAACGCAACCCCGACGACGTGGCCCTCGCCACCGTCATGTGGGCCAACAACGAGATCGGCACGATCCTGCCGGTCCGCGAACTCGCCGCCGTGGCGAACGAGTTCGGCATCCCGCTGCACGCCGACGCGGTCCAGGCCTTCGGCCAGATCCCGCTGGACTTCGGCTCCTCCGGCCTCGCCGCGCTGACCGTCTCCGGCCACAAGGTCGGCGGCCCGTACGGCATCGGCGCCCTGCTCCTCGGCCGGGAGTACACCCCCGTACCCGTCCTGCACGGCGGCGGCCAGGAGCGGCACGTGCGCTCCGGCACCCTCGACGTCCCGGCGATCGCCTCCTTCGCGGTGGCGGGGCGGCTCGCCGCCGAGCGCCGCGAGTGGTTCGCCCGGGAGATCGGCGCCCTGCGCGACGCGCTGATCGACGCCGTCCGTACGGCCGTACCCAACGCGATCCTCGGCGGCGACCCGGTGGACCGCCTCCCCGCCAACGCGCACTTCACCTTCCCCGGCTGCGAGGGCGACTCGCTGCTCCTGCTGCTCGACGCCCAGGGCATCGAGTGCTCGACGGGCTCCGCGTGCACCGCCGGGGTCGCCCAGCCCAGTCACGTCCTGCTGGCCACCGGCACCGACCCGGACCTGGCCCGCGGCACCCTGCGCTTCTCACTCGGCCACTCCTCCACCCAGGCCGACGTCGAGGCGGTCGGGAAGGTGATCGGCCCGGCGGTGGAGCGGGCCAGGGCCGCCGGGCTCAGCTGA
- a CDS encoding DUF4190 domain-containing protein, translating into MQLTAPATPGRDARTGSRDADGMAVASFILGLLGLLVLNLFLGPIAIILSLVSLWRGTVRKGRAYLGLALGVADLAVLAIAMAVSNTISWSL; encoded by the coding sequence ATGCAACTCACCGCCCCCGCCACCCCCGGCCGAGATGCCCGCACCGGCAGCCGCGACGCCGACGGCATGGCCGTGGCGTCCTTCATCCTGGGTCTGCTGGGCCTCCTGGTCCTGAACCTGTTCCTGGGCCCGATCGCGATCATCCTGTCCCTGGTCTCCCTGTGGCGCGGCACCGTCCGCAAGGGCCGCGCGTACCTGGGCCTCGCGCTCGGCGTGGCGGACCTCGCGGTCCTGGCGATCGCCATGGCGGTCTCGAACACGATCTCCTGGAGCCTGTAA
- a CDS encoding TetR family transcriptional regulator, with product MSHTLGIRQAQKQKTRQAFLDAALALLEEQSLSSLGLREVTRAVGVAPTAFYRHFRSTADLGVALVDEALGSLHPMVRTTVATAGAERITRAVQLIADHVATHPAHVRFIARERHGGVQPVREAIRAQLARFAEEVKTELAKDPGAEDWNDDDLLMLAHLYVDQMLITASLFLETLESPESAEPSEAVRQRVVQLATRQLRLISLGRQHWLD from the coding sequence ATGAGTCACACCCTCGGCATCCGACAGGCCCAGAAGCAGAAGACCCGCCAGGCCTTCCTGGACGCAGCGCTCGCCCTGCTGGAGGAGCAGAGCCTGAGCAGCCTGGGACTGCGCGAGGTCACCCGGGCCGTGGGCGTCGCCCCGACCGCCTTCTACCGCCACTTCCGCTCGACGGCCGACCTCGGCGTCGCGCTCGTCGACGAGGCGCTGGGCAGCCTGCACCCGATGGTCCGCACGACGGTCGCGACGGCCGGCGCAGAGCGCATCACCCGGGCCGTGCAGCTGATCGCGGACCATGTGGCCACGCACCCCGCGCACGTCCGGTTCATCGCCCGGGAGCGGCACGGCGGGGTGCAGCCGGTGCGGGAGGCGATCCGGGCCCAGCTCGCCCGGTTCGCGGAGGAGGTCAAGACCGAGCTGGCCAAGGATCCCGGGGCAGAGGACTGGAACGACGACGACCTGCTGATGCTCGCCCACCTCTACGTGGACCAGATGCTCATCACCGCCTCCCTGTTCCTGGAGACCCTGGAGTCCCCGGAGTCGGCCGAACCCTCCGAGGCGGTGCGGCAGCGCGTCGTCCAGCTCGCCACCCGGCAGCTGCGGCTGATCAGCCTCGGCCGGCAGCACTGGCTGGACTGA
- a CDS encoding thioesterase family protein — protein sequence MPEAASTQAVIGDSEFDRDTAVTRRAPGVYDIDLSAGWTIISAVNGGYLLAVLGRALADTLPHPDPFTVSAHYLTASQPGPAVIRTDTVRTGRTLSTGQASLFQYDDEGNEVERIRVLASYGDLAALPDDVRTTATPPAIPPMEHCFGPEDGPAPVDGSSAITERLMLKLDPATLGWALGAPSGKGEMRAWFGLADGRDADPLSLLLAVDALPPTAFEIGLKGWVPTVELTVHVRHRPAPGPLRVSITTRNLAGGFLEEDAEVWDAEDRLVAQSRQLARVRLG from the coding sequence ATGCCAGAAGCAGCATCCACGCAGGCCGTGATCGGTGACAGCGAGTTCGACCGCGACACCGCGGTCACCCGGCGCGCTCCCGGCGTCTACGACATCGACCTCTCGGCCGGCTGGACCATCATCAGCGCGGTCAACGGCGGCTACCTGCTTGCCGTGCTCGGCCGGGCACTCGCGGACACGCTGCCGCACCCGGACCCGTTCACCGTCTCCGCGCACTACCTGACCGCGTCGCAGCCGGGCCCGGCCGTGATCCGCACGGACACCGTCCGCACCGGCCGCACCCTCTCCACCGGCCAGGCCTCGCTCTTCCAGTACGACGACGAGGGCAACGAGGTCGAACGCATCCGCGTCCTCGCCTCCTACGGCGACCTGGCCGCCCTCCCCGACGACGTCCGCACGACGGCGACCCCGCCCGCGATCCCGCCCATGGAGCACTGCTTCGGTCCGGAGGACGGCCCGGCCCCGGTCGACGGCAGCTCCGCCATCACCGAGCGCCTGATGCTCAAGCTGGACCCCGCCACCCTCGGCTGGGCCCTCGGCGCGCCCTCCGGCAAGGGCGAGATGCGCGCCTGGTTCGGCCTCGCGGACGGGCGTGACGCCGACCCGCTCTCCCTGCTCCTCGCGGTGGACGCGCTGCCGCCGACCGCGTTCGAGATCGGCCTCAAGGGCTGGGTGCCCACCGTCGAGCTCACCGTGCACGTCCGCCACCGCCCCGCCCCGGGCCCGCTGCGCGTCTCCATCACCACCCGCAACCTGGCCGGCGGGTTCCTGGAGGAGGACGCCGAAGTCTGGGACGCCGAGGACCGCTTGGTGGCCCAGTCCCGCCAACTCGCCCGGGTCCGCCTCGGCTGA
- a CDS encoding esterase family protein — MSLTGTPFLYTTIVLSVVALILPLVLWSRMRGPKAVRAAARILMLLFAQATAVTLIFVLVNNENNLYDNWADLLGTGDHVQQAANLGQDGTGGIALKRLPKVKQAFAAADGPGMRAAGGVEVTQLKGRVSGVNAEVYVWLPPQYHEAAYRNHRFPVVELLPGYPGSAKAWFGSLKVTEQLEPLMRSGKVAPFILVAPRTNLLAGVDTGCANIPGTVNADSWLSIDVPKMVTDNFRAAAAPANWAVAGYSAGAHCAVKLAVAHPDRYRAAISLSGYNDPIGERNSLAAQSVTLREQNNPYLLLRKAIAPPRIALYISGESGDGYQAGVALEQIAKAPTTVHVVYLPRSAGGHNMALWRPQVPTVFEWLTLNMGQSRARAGATPPEPSNAGSTHAALASGSASRAGAVRKR, encoded by the coding sequence ATGAGCCTCACCGGGACTCCGTTCCTCTACACGACCATCGTCCTGTCCGTGGTCGCCCTCATACTGCCGCTCGTCCTGTGGTCGAGGATGCGCGGGCCCAAGGCCGTCCGCGCCGCGGCCCGGATCCTGATGCTCCTGTTCGCGCAGGCCACCGCGGTCACGCTGATCTTCGTGCTGGTCAACAACGAGAACAACCTGTACGACAACTGGGCCGACCTCCTGGGCACCGGCGACCACGTCCAGCAGGCCGCGAACCTCGGCCAGGACGGCACCGGCGGCATAGCGCTGAAACGGCTGCCGAAGGTGAAGCAGGCCTTCGCGGCGGCCGACGGACCGGGCATGCGGGCGGCCGGCGGGGTCGAGGTCACCCAGCTCAAGGGCCGGGTCTCGGGTGTCAACGCCGAGGTCTACGTCTGGCTGCCGCCCCAGTACCACGAGGCCGCCTACCGCAACCACCGCTTCCCGGTCGTGGAGCTGCTGCCCGGCTACCCCGGCTCGGCGAAGGCCTGGTTCGGTTCGCTGAAGGTCACCGAGCAGCTGGAGCCGCTGATGAGGAGCGGCAAGGTCGCGCCGTTCATCCTGGTGGCGCCGCGCACCAACCTGCTGGCCGGGGTGGACACCGGCTGCGCCAATATCCCCGGCACGGTCAACGCGGACAGCTGGCTCAGCATTGACGTGCCGAAGATGGTGACCGACAACTTCCGTGCCGCGGCCGCCCCCGCCAACTGGGCCGTGGCCGGCTACTCCGCGGGCGCGCACTGCGCGGTCAAGCTGGCCGTCGCCCATCCGGACCGCTACCGGGCCGCGATCAGCCTCTCCGGCTACAACGACCCGATCGGCGAGCGCAATTCGCTCGCCGCGCAGAGCGTGACCCTGCGCGAGCAGAACAACCCCTACCTGCTGCTGCGCAAGGCCATCGCCCCGCCCCGGATCGCGCTCTACATCTCCGGCGAGTCCGGCGACGGCTATCAGGCCGGGGTCGCGCTCGAACAGATCGCCAAGGCTCCGACCACCGTGCACGTGGTGTACCTGCCGCGCAGCGCGGGCGGCCACAACATGGCGCTGTGGCGGCCCCAGGTGCCGACGGTCTTCGAGTGGCTCACCCTCAACATGGGCCAGAGCCGCGCCCGGGCCGGGGCTACTCCTCCCGAACCGTCGAACGCCGGTTCCACGCACGCGGCGCTCGCCAGTGGTAGCGCATCGCGAGCAGGCGCAGTACGAAAGCGGTGA
- a CDS encoding trimeric intracellular cation channel family protein — protein sequence MQLQQLFSPSVQHTLDVIGIFVFAISGALLAVRKNFDVFGIAVMAEVTALGGGIFRDVIIGAVPPAAFTDLGYFITPLIAALVVFFLHPHVERIQSSVLVFDAAGLGLFAVSGTTKAYSYGLNLTASAALGLATAVGGGVLRDVLANEVPSLLRWDRDLYAVPAIVGATTVVLCIHYDALSPFTSGLAVVTAFVLRLLAMRYHWRAPRAWNRRSTVREE from the coding sequence GTGCAGCTCCAGCAACTCTTCTCTCCCTCCGTCCAGCACACGCTCGACGTCATCGGCATCTTCGTGTTCGCCATCTCCGGCGCGCTGCTGGCCGTCCGCAAGAACTTCGACGTCTTCGGCATCGCGGTGATGGCCGAGGTCACCGCGCTGGGCGGAGGGATCTTCCGGGACGTGATCATCGGGGCCGTCCCCCCGGCCGCCTTCACGGACCTCGGGTACTTCATCACCCCGCTGATCGCCGCCCTGGTGGTGTTCTTCCTGCATCCGCACGTCGAGCGGATCCAGTCGTCGGTCCTGGTCTTCGACGCGGCCGGCCTCGGCCTGTTCGCGGTCAGCGGCACCACGAAGGCCTACTCCTACGGCCTCAACCTCACCGCCTCCGCCGCCCTGGGGCTCGCCACCGCGGTCGGCGGTGGCGTGCTCCGGGACGTGCTCGCCAACGAGGTTCCCTCGCTGCTGCGCTGGGACCGCGACCTGTACGCGGTCCCGGCGATCGTCGGGGCGACGACGGTGGTGCTGTGCATCCACTACGACGCGCTGTCCCCGTTCACCAGCGGGCTCGCGGTCGTCACCGCTTTCGTACTGCGCCTGCTCGCGATGCGCTACCACTGGCGAGCGCCGCGTGCGTGGAACCGGCGTTCGACGGTTCGGGAGGAGTAG
- a CDS encoding M1 family metallopeptidase, translated as MAFSRSARLGALAIAAASFLVVAAAPAPTPGADGIGDPYFPQLGNGGFDARHYDLDVAYAPDTGRLDGRTTLTARATQNLSAFDLDLQKLEVTKVEVDGRRARFTRTGDEITVTPRDPLRKGRDFTVSVTYSGIPEPLNGPIVFGSDYGWMKTTDGVFVACEPNAASTWFPSSDHPSDKATYDIRIKAPQGLTGVSNGRLVSTYDKGGSTYTHWRESKPMATYLATATIGKFDVRTGKTPSGIPIYVAIDPVLANSNSVDVYAVTAAATDYWSQLFGPYPFEETGAIVDDMPEAGFSLEVQSKPAYSAVRSETTIVHELAHQWFGDSVSVAQWKDIWLNEGFATYAQWLWAEHQGTRSAHDSFLAGYNSRAADNPFWQITVADPQRDTMFASAVYQRGAMTLQMLRERIGDTAFFKLLPAWTKLHRYGNADTADFIRLAEKVSGQQLDDLFQTWLFTAGKPAL; from the coding sequence ATGGCCTTCTCCCGTTCGGCACGTTTAGGGGCCCTCGCGATCGCGGCGGCCTCTTTCCTTGTCGTCGCCGCCGCCCCCGCCCCCACCCCGGGCGCCGACGGCATCGGTGACCCCTACTTCCCGCAGCTCGGCAACGGTGGTTTCGACGCACGGCACTACGACCTGGACGTGGCCTACGCCCCGGACACCGGCCGTCTCGACGGCCGTACCACGCTCACCGCCCGTGCCACCCAGAACCTCTCCGCCTTCGACCTCGACCTGCAGAAGCTGGAGGTCACGAAGGTCGAAGTGGACGGCAGGCGGGCCCGGTTCACGCGGACCGGCGACGAGATCACCGTCACCCCGCGGGACCCGCTCCGCAAGGGCCGCGACTTCACGGTCTCCGTCACCTACAGCGGGATACCCGAGCCCCTCAACGGCCCCATCGTCTTCGGCTCCGACTACGGCTGGATGAAGACCACCGACGGCGTCTTCGTCGCCTGCGAGCCCAACGCGGCCTCCACCTGGTTCCCGTCCAGCGACCACCCCTCCGACAAGGCCACCTACGACATCCGCATCAAGGCGCCCCAGGGCCTGACCGGTGTCTCCAACGGCCGGCTGGTCTCGACGTACGACAAGGGCGGCTCGACGTACACGCACTGGCGCGAGTCGAAACCGATGGCGACCTACCTCGCCACCGCCACCATCGGGAAGTTCGACGTGCGGACCGGGAAGACCCCCTCGGGCATCCCGATCTACGTCGCCATCGACCCGGTCCTCGCGAACAGCAACAGCGTCGACGTGTACGCCGTCACGGCCGCCGCCACCGACTACTGGTCGCAGCTCTTCGGGCCGTACCCCTTCGAGGAGACCGGGGCCATCGTCGACGACATGCCCGAGGCCGGGTTCTCGCTGGAGGTGCAGAGCAAGCCGGCCTACTCGGCGGTGCGCAGTGAGACGACGATCGTGCACGAGCTGGCCCACCAGTGGTTCGGCGACTCGGTGAGCGTGGCGCAGTGGAAGGACATCTGGCTCAACGAGGGCTTCGCCACCTACGCCCAGTGGCTGTGGGCGGAGCACCAGGGCACCAGGTCCGCCCACGACTCGTTCCTCGCCGGCTACAACTCCCGGGCCGCCGACAACCCCTTCTGGCAGATCACCGTCGCCGACCCGCAGCGCGACACCATGTTCGCCTCGGCCGTCTACCAGCGCGGCGCGATGACCCTCCAGATGCTGCGCGAGCGCATCGGCGACACCGCCTTCTTCAAGCTGCTCCCGGCCTGGACGAAGCTGCACCGCTACGGCAACGCCGACACCGCCGACTTCATCCGCCTCGCGGAGAAGGTCAGCGGGCAGCAACTGGACGACCTCTTCCAGACCTGGCTCTTCACCGCAGGGAAACCTGCCCTGTAG
- a CDS encoding ABC transporter ATP-binding protein — protein MTIPAQSDGAVSTRGVAQGETLLKVTGLQKHFPIKKGLLQRQVGAVHAVDGLDFEVKAGETLGVVGESGCGKSTMGRLITRLLEPTGGKVEFEGRDITHLGVGGMRPLRRDVQMIFQDPYSSLNPRHTIGTIIGAPFKLQGVTPEGGIKKEVQRLLSVVGLNPEHYNRYPHEFSGGQRQRIGIARALALKPKLVVADEPVSALDVSIQAQVVNLMDDLQEELGLTYVIIAHDLSVVRHVSDRIAVMYLGKIVELADRDSLYKAPMHPYTKALMSAVPIPDPRRKDAKSERILLKGDVPSPISPPSGCRFHTRCWKATEICRTTEPKLVQLKPGQQVACHHPENFEDQAPQDTVLLAVAKEAAELVADEVLAESAETSAAVAAEVAGTAEAEAEAEAEAEAEAEAEAGESAEPEPAAESGNSENTGEK, from the coding sequence GTGACCATTCCTGCGCAGAGCGACGGTGCCGTCTCTACCCGGGGCGTCGCCCAGGGCGAGACCCTGCTCAAGGTGACCGGCCTCCAGAAGCACTTCCCGATCAAGAAGGGCCTGCTCCAGCGGCAGGTCGGCGCCGTGCACGCGGTGGACGGGCTCGACTTCGAGGTCAAGGCAGGTGAAACCCTCGGCGTCGTGGGCGAGTCCGGCTGCGGCAAGTCGACGATGGGCCGGCTGATCACCCGGCTGCTGGAGCCGACCGGCGGCAAGGTCGAGTTCGAGGGCCGGGACATCACGCACCTGGGCGTCGGCGGCATGCGCCCGCTGCGCCGCGACGTGCAGATGATCTTCCAGGACCCGTACTCCTCGCTCAACCCGCGCCACACCATCGGCACGATCATCGGGGCGCCCTTCAAGCTCCAGGGTGTGACGCCGGAGGGCGGGATCAAGAAGGAGGTGCAGCGGCTGCTGTCGGTGGTCGGCCTCAACCCCGAGCACTACAACCGCTATCCGCACGAGTTCTCCGGCGGCCAGCGCCAGCGCATCGGCATCGCCCGCGCGCTCGCGCTGAAGCCGAAGCTGGTGGTGGCCGACGAGCCGGTCTCCGCGCTCGACGTGTCGATCCAGGCGCAGGTCGTGAACCTCATGGACGACCTCCAGGAGGAACTGGGCCTCACCTACGTGATCATCGCCCACGACCTCTCGGTGGTCCGGCACGTCTCGGACCGCATCGCGGTGATGTACCTCGGCAAGATCGTCGAACTCGCCGACCGGGACTCCCTGTACAAGGCGCCGATGCACCCGTACACCAAGGCGCTGATGTCGGCGGTGCCGATCCCGGACCCGAGGCGGAAGGACGCCAAGAGCGAGCGCATCCTGCTCAAGGGCGACGTGCCCTCGCCGATCTCCCCGCCCAGCGGCTGCCGGTTCCACACCCGGTGCTGGAAGGCGACGGAGATCTGCAGGACCACCGAGCCGAAGCTGGTGCAGCTGAAGCCCGGACAGCAGGTCGCCTGCCACCACCCGGAGAACTTCGAGGACCAGGCCCCGCAGGACACCGTGCTGCTGGCCGTGGCCAAGGAAGCGGCCGAACTGGTCGCCGACGAGGTCCTCGCGGAGTCGGCGGAGACGTCGGCGGCGGTTGCGGCGGAGGTCGCGGGGACAGCCGAAGCGGAGGCCGAAGCAGAGGCCGAGGCCGAGGCAGAGGCAGAGGCCGAAGCGGGGGAGTCCGCGGAACCGGAGCCCGCTGCCGAGTCCGGAAATTCGGAGAACACCGGCGAGAAGTAG
- a CDS encoding ABC transporter ATP-binding protein, whose translation MTELSKSGAAVGEPTSASPAPTAFLEVRDLKVHFPTDDGLVKSVDGLSFQLEKGKTLGIVGESGSGKSVTSLGIMGLHTAGQYGKRKAQISGEIWLDGTELLSSPPDEVRKLRGRQMSMIFQDPLSALHPYYTIGQQIVEAYRIHHNVDKKTAKRRAVEMLDRVGIPQPDKRVDSYPHEFSGGMRQRAMIAMSLVNNPELLIADEPTTALDVTVQAQILDLIRDLQKEFGSAVIVITHDLGVVAELADDILVMYGGRCVERGPAEKVFYEPRHPYTWGLLGSMPRLDREQQERLIPVKGSPPSLINIPSGCAFNPRCPYADVPKDNVTRTVRPELTEVGGRHWAACHMTQEQRERIWTEEIAPKL comes from the coding sequence ATGACGGAACTGAGCAAGAGCGGTGCGGCCGTGGGCGAGCCCACGAGCGCCTCGCCCGCGCCGACGGCCTTCCTGGAAGTGCGCGACCTGAAGGTGCACTTCCCGACCGACGACGGCCTGGTCAAGTCCGTCGACGGCCTGTCCTTCCAGCTGGAGAAGGGCAAGACCCTCGGCATCGTGGGCGAGTCGGGTTCCGGCAAGTCGGTGACCTCGCTCGGCATCATGGGCCTGCACACCGCCGGGCAGTACGGCAAGCGCAAGGCGCAGATATCCGGCGAGATCTGGCTGGACGGCACCGAGCTGCTGAGCAGCCCGCCCGACGAGGTGCGCAAGCTCCGCGGCCGGCAGATGTCGATGATCTTCCAGGACCCGCTGTCCGCGCTGCACCCGTACTACACGATCGGCCAGCAGATCGTGGAGGCCTATCGCATCCACCACAACGTCGACAAGAAGACCGCCAAGCGGCGCGCGGTCGAGATGCTCGACCGGGTGGGCATCCCCCAGCCGGACAAGCGGGTGGACAGCTACCCGCACGAGTTCTCCGGCGGTATGCGCCAGCGCGCGATGATCGCGATGTCGCTGGTCAACAACCCTGAACTGCTCATCGCGGACGAGCCGACGACCGCCCTGGACGTGACCGTCCAGGCGCAGATCCTCGACCTCATCCGGGACCTGCAGAAGGAGTTCGGCTCCGCGGTCATCGTCATCACCCACGACCTGGGCGTCGTCGCCGAACTCGCGGACGACATCCTGGTGATGTACGGCGGCCGCTGTGTCGAGCGCGGCCCGGCCGAGAAGGTGTTCTACGAACCCCGGCACCCCTACACCTGGGGTCTGCTGGGTTCGATGCCGCGCCTCGACCGTGAGCAGCAGGAGCGCCTGATCCCGGTGAAGGGTTCCCCGCCCTCACTGATCAACATCCCGTCCGGCTGTGCCTTCAACCCGCGCTGCCCGTACGCGGACGTCCCCAAGGACAACGTCACCCGCACGGTCCGTCCGGAGCTGACCGAGGTCGGCGGCCGGCACTGGGCCGCCTGCCACATGACGCAGGAGCAGCGGGAGCGGATCTGGACCGAAGAGATTGCGCCGAAGCTGTGA
- a CDS encoding ABC transporter permease, which produces MLAYLIRRLFAAAVMLVVIILVVFCIFFLVPKWAGVDIATSFVGKQADPHAVAAVREKLGLGDPIFVQVWHFFKGIFVGRTYAAGGDVTHCAAPCFGYSFRSEQAVWPVLTDRFPVTLGLALGAAVLWLVFGVAAGVLSALKRGSIWDRTAMVVALGGVSLPIYFTGLLSLAVFSYGLNWINGQYVPLAQSFSGWLGGMILPWITLAFLYAAMYARITRATMLEILGEDYIRTARAKGLKEQVVIGKHAMRSTMTPILTMLGMDLGALIGGAILTETTFSLPGLGQAVLTAIKNQDLPIILGVTLITSLAVLIANLVVDILYAVIDPRVRLS; this is translated from the coding sequence GTGCTCGCTTACCTCATCAGGCGGCTGTTCGCCGCCGCAGTGATGCTGGTGGTCATCATCCTGGTGGTCTTCTGCATCTTCTTCCTCGTCCCCAAGTGGGCGGGCGTGGACATCGCCACGAGCTTCGTGGGCAAGCAGGCCGACCCTCACGCCGTCGCGGCGGTGCGGGAGAAGCTGGGTCTCGGCGACCCGATCTTCGTGCAGGTCTGGCACTTCTTCAAGGGCATCTTCGTGGGCCGCACCTACGCGGCCGGCGGTGACGTCACCCACTGCGCCGCGCCGTGCTTCGGCTACTCCTTCCGCAGCGAGCAGGCCGTCTGGCCGGTGCTGACCGACCGCTTCCCGGTGACCCTGGGTCTCGCGCTCGGTGCCGCCGTGCTGTGGCTGGTCTTCGGTGTCGCGGCGGGTGTGCTCTCCGCGCTCAAGCGGGGCAGCATCTGGGACCGCACGGCCATGGTGGTCGCGCTCGGCGGTGTGTCCCTTCCCATCTACTTCACCGGTCTGCTCTCGCTGGCGGTCTTCAGTTACGGACTGAACTGGATCAACGGTCAGTACGTGCCGCTGGCCCAGAGCTTCTCCGGCTGGCTCGGCGGCATGATCCTGCCCTGGATCACCCTCGCCTTCCTCTACGCCGCCATGTACGCCCGTATCACTCGCGCCACCATGCTGGAGATCCTCGGCGAGGACTACATCCGCACGGCACGCGCGAAGGGCCTCAAGGAACAGGTCGTCATCGGCAAGCACGCGATGCGCTCCACGATGACGCCGATCCTGACCATGCTCGGCATGGACCTCGGCGCTCTCATCGGCGGCGCCATCCTGACCGAGACGACGTTCAGCCTGCCGGGCCTCGGCCAGGCGGTGCTGACCGCCATCAAGAACCAGGACCTGCCCATCATCCTGGGCGTCACCCTGATCACTTCTCTCGCGGTGCTGATCGCCAACCTCGTGGTGGACATCCTGTACGCCGTGATCGACCCCCGAGTGAGGCTCTCATGA